The following proteins are co-located in the Rhodococcus opacus B4 genome:
- the soxR gene encoding redox-sensitive transcriptional activator SoxR produces the protein MEMPEWRAKELTPGQLSERSGVAVSALHFYEREGLITSRRTSGNQRRYRRDTLRRVAFIRIAQRVGIPLAEIRDALATLPEGRTPNRKDWEKLSTRWHADLDQRIEQLIRLRDNLTGCIGCGCLSLGSCAIVNSHDRLGTAGPGARTLDVELDDPAPGA, from the coding sequence GTGGAGATGCCCGAGTGGAGAGCGAAGGAACTGACGCCGGGACAGCTGTCGGAACGAAGTGGCGTCGCGGTGTCGGCGTTGCATTTCTACGAACGCGAGGGGCTGATCACCAGCAGGCGGACGTCCGGCAACCAGCGTCGCTATCGCCGGGACACGCTGCGGCGGGTCGCGTTCATCCGCATCGCCCAGCGGGTCGGGATTCCGCTCGCCGAGATCCGGGACGCCCTCGCGACCCTCCCCGAGGGCCGCACCCCGAACCGCAAGGACTGGGAGAAGCTGTCGACGCGATGGCACGCCGATCTGGATCAGCGGATCGAGCAGTTGATCCGGCTCCGCGACAACCTGACCGGGTGCATCGGCTGCGGATGCCTGTCGCTGGGTAGTTGCGCGATCGTCAACTCCCACGACCGGCTGGGCACGGCCGGACCGGGCGCCCGCACGCTGGACGTCGAACTGGACGACCCCGCGCCGGGGGCGTGA
- the arcA gene encoding arginine deiminase translates to MNASGSAPLGANSEVGQLRAVLLHRPGDELKRLTPRNNDQLLFDGLPWVDRAQEEHDAFADLLRSRGVEVLLLSDLLAETLGASGAARIQGIGAAVDPRKLGHTLAQELAAHLRGVPAPELSTILTAGMTFDELPVAANTASLVRRMHHGGDFVIDPLPNLLFTRDSSFWIGPRVAITSLALPARVRETSLTDIIYAHHPRFRGARRAYESHTAPVEGGDVLLLAPGVVAVGVGERTTPAGAEALARSVFEDELAHTVLVVPIAQARASMHLDTVCTMVDHDAVVMYPIIQDTLSAFTIHREDNGVSIRGADPFLSAAAEAMGIGKLRVIDTGLDNVTAEREQWDDGNNTLALAPGVVVAYERNVETNARLEASGIEVLRIAGSELGSGRGGPRCMSCPVARDPL, encoded by the coding sequence ATGAACGCGTCCGGTTCTGCACCGCTGGGGGCCAACTCCGAAGTCGGGCAGCTGCGTGCCGTCCTCCTGCACCGCCCCGGGGACGAACTGAAGCGGCTCACACCCCGCAACAACGACCAACTGCTGTTCGACGGACTGCCCTGGGTCGACCGCGCCCAGGAGGAACACGACGCGTTCGCGGACCTGCTGCGCAGCCGCGGCGTCGAGGTCCTGCTGCTGTCCGACCTGCTCGCCGAGACACTCGGCGCCAGCGGAGCCGCCCGCATCCAGGGCATCGGCGCCGCCGTCGACCCCCGGAAGCTGGGCCACACGTTGGCGCAGGAACTCGCCGCGCACCTCCGCGGCGTCCCGGCCCCCGAACTCTCCACCATCCTCACCGCGGGCATGACCTTCGACGAACTTCCCGTCGCCGCCAACACGGCCTCGCTGGTTCGCCGCATGCACCACGGCGGCGACTTCGTCATCGACCCGCTGCCGAACCTGCTCTTCACCCGGGACTCGTCGTTCTGGATCGGACCGCGTGTCGCGATCACGTCGCTGGCACTGCCCGCCCGTGTCCGCGAAACGTCCCTCACCGACATCATCTACGCCCACCACCCGCGATTCCGCGGCGCCCGGCGCGCGTACGAATCCCACACGGCCCCCGTCGAAGGCGGCGACGTCCTGCTCCTGGCGCCCGGCGTCGTCGCCGTCGGAGTGGGGGAGCGCACCACACCGGCCGGGGCCGAGGCGTTGGCGCGCAGCGTCTTCGAGGACGAACTGGCGCACACCGTACTGGTGGTGCCCATCGCACAGGCCCGGGCGTCCATGCACCTCGACACCGTGTGCACGATGGTCGACCACGACGCCGTAGTGATGTACCCGATCATCCAGGACACGCTGTCGGCGTTCACCATTCACCGCGAGGACAACGGCGTGTCGATCCGCGGCGCCGACCCGTTCCTGAGCGCCGCCGCCGAGGCCATGGGCATCGGGAAGCTGCGCGTCATCGACACCGGACTCGACAACGTCACCGCCGAGCGCGAACAGTGGGACGACGGAAACAACACGCTCGCACTCGCACCCGGCGTCGTCGTCGCTTACGAACGGAACGTCGAGACCAACGCCCGGCTCGAGGCTTCGGGCATCGAGGTACTGCGGATCGCCGGTTCCGAACTCGGGTCGGGTCGCGGCGGGCCCCGCTGCATGTCCTGTCCGGTGGCCCGCGACCCGCTGTAG
- a CDS encoding DUF2786 domain-containing protein gives MFDDEVSPQAAAAVHTLMGELSAAYERGWQPADVLHLARRSKEPSDAALAAAVVLHESERTRAAHRAPRDWVEQLRTIGEQYPGASHLAARVPVDGPDVRALAAGLLFEDPYHSVYQLTDLSLSWTNLPGWTVLTPPPSTWPVVRVADPVAAMPGETEADAKVLNRIRGLLAKAEATDFAEEAEIFTAKAQELMTRYAISAALLHTQNGAGNTAVHSRRIHLENPYVKEKVHLLTEIGDSNRVRTVWFSSLAIATVVGTPLDLQQVDMLFTSLLVQATRAMQFADADSRGGSRTTSFRKGFLAGFASRIGQRLRDADSRATADAADEASIPVADLLPILATKSEAVDAEFDRLFPRTKKARGRAVDANGWYAGQAAADDASLAPGERALRR, from the coding sequence GTGTTCGACGACGAAGTGAGCCCCCAGGCCGCGGCGGCGGTCCACACCCTGATGGGCGAGTTGTCGGCCGCGTACGAGCGCGGGTGGCAGCCCGCCGACGTCCTCCATCTGGCGCGTAGATCGAAGGAGCCGTCCGACGCGGCGCTCGCGGCGGCTGTGGTGCTGCACGAGTCGGAGCGCACGCGCGCCGCGCACCGGGCGCCGCGGGACTGGGTGGAGCAACTCCGCACCATCGGCGAGCAGTACCCGGGCGCGTCCCACCTGGCGGCACGGGTTCCGGTCGACGGTCCCGACGTTCGCGCGCTGGCCGCCGGGTTGCTGTTCGAGGACCCGTATCACTCGGTCTACCAGCTCACCGACCTGTCGCTGTCGTGGACGAATCTGCCCGGCTGGACGGTGCTCACTCCCCCGCCGTCGACGTGGCCGGTCGTGCGGGTCGCCGACCCGGTGGCGGCGATGCCCGGCGAGACCGAGGCCGACGCGAAGGTGCTCAACAGGATTCGCGGGCTCCTGGCCAAGGCCGAGGCCACCGATTTCGCGGAGGAGGCGGAGATCTTCACCGCGAAGGCGCAGGAGTTGATGACGCGCTACGCGATCAGCGCCGCCCTCCTCCACACCCAGAACGGCGCCGGCAACACGGCGGTGCACAGTCGCCGTATCCACCTGGAGAATCCGTACGTCAAGGAGAAGGTGCACCTTCTCACCGAGATCGGCGACTCCAACCGGGTGCGCACCGTCTGGTTCAGCTCCCTCGCCATCGCGACCGTGGTCGGCACCCCCCTCGACCTCCAGCAGGTCGACATGCTCTTCACCTCGTTGCTGGTGCAGGCCACGCGCGCAATGCAATTCGCGGACGCCGACAGTCGCGGCGGTTCGCGCACCACGTCATTCCGGAAGGGGTTCCTCGCCGGTTTCGCCAGTCGCATCGGGCAGCGGTTGCGCGACGCCGACAGCCGGGCCACGGCCGACGCCGCCGACGAGGCGTCGATCCCCGTCGCCGATCTGCTGCCGATCCTGGCCACCAAGTCCGAGGCCGTCGACGCCGAGTTCGACCGGCTGTTTCCGCGGACCAAGAAGGCCCGCGGCAGGGCCGTCGACGCCAACGGCTGGTACGCCGGGCAGGCGGCCGCCGACGACGCCTCGCTGGCGCCCGGGGAGCGCGCCCTCCGGCGGTAG
- the rsmI gene encoding 16S rRNA (cytidine(1402)-2'-O)-methyltransferase produces the protein MTGRLVLAATPMGDVGDASPRLRAALGTADVVAAEDTRRTKALASALDVTITGKVVSFYDQVETARLPALVADVASGKTVLLVTDAGMPSVSDPGYRLVSACVAEDLAVTCLPGPSAVTTALALSGLPVERFCFDGFPPRKPGQRKTWLQALVTEQRACVFFEAPHRLADCLADAAAVLGGTRRAAVCRELTKTYEEVRRGTLAELAEWAAEGVRGEITVVVEGATLVASDPADLVDEVERLVADGTRLKDACALVATTGVSKRELYETVLASRKD, from the coding sequence ATGACTGGTCGCCTAGTGCTCGCCGCAACACCGATGGGGGATGTGGGTGACGCGTCGCCGAGGCTGCGTGCGGCGCTCGGGACGGCCGACGTCGTCGCCGCCGAGGACACCCGCCGCACCAAGGCCCTCGCCTCCGCGCTCGACGTGACGATCACCGGCAAGGTCGTCAGCTTCTACGACCAGGTCGAGACGGCCCGGCTGCCCGCGCTCGTCGCCGACGTCGCGTCCGGCAAGACCGTTCTCCTCGTCACCGACGCCGGCATGCCGTCGGTCAGCGACCCCGGATACCGGCTGGTGTCGGCGTGCGTGGCCGAGGATCTGGCGGTGACGTGCCTGCCCGGACCGTCGGCGGTGACGACGGCGCTCGCGTTGTCCGGGCTGCCGGTCGAACGGTTCTGTTTCGACGGCTTCCCGCCCCGCAAGCCGGGCCAGCGCAAGACGTGGCTGCAGGCCCTGGTCACCGAGCAACGCGCCTGCGTGTTCTTCGAGGCGCCGCACCGGCTCGCCGACTGCCTCGCGGACGCCGCCGCCGTGCTCGGCGGCACCCGCCGCGCCGCCGTCTGCCGGGAACTGACCAAAACGTACGAGGAGGTGCGCCGCGGCACCCTCGCCGAACTCGCCGAGTGGGCCGCCGAGGGTGTCCGCGGCGAGATCACCGTGGTGGTGGAGGGCGCCACCCTCGTCGCATCCGACCCCGCCGACCTCGTCGACGAGGTGGAGCGACTGGTCGCCGACGGCACCCGGCTCAAGGACGCGTGCGCGCTCGTCGCCACCACCGGCGTGTCGAAGCGGGAACTCTACGAAACGGTGCTGGCGTCCCGGAAGGACTAG
- the arsC gene encoding arsenate reductase (glutaredoxin) (This arsenate reductase requires both glutathione and glutaredoxin to convert arsenate to arsenite, after which the efflux transporter formed by ArsA and ArsB can extrude the arsenite from the cell, providing resistance.): MANTATIYHNQRCSTSRTVLGLIRDAGIEPTVVKYLETPPSRDGLRKLLDDAGLKPSEAIRKKEAVFKELGLAEASEDELLEAMVDNPILIERPIVVTNKGTVLARPAAKVGDIL, from the coding sequence ATGGCGAACACCGCGACCATCTACCACAACCAGCGCTGCAGCACGTCCCGCACCGTCCTCGGACTGATCCGGGACGCGGGCATCGAGCCGACCGTCGTGAAGTACCTCGAGACCCCGCCCTCGCGGGACGGATTGCGCAAACTTCTCGACGACGCCGGCCTGAAGCCGAGCGAGGCGATCCGCAAGAAGGAGGCCGTGTTCAAGGAACTCGGGCTCGCCGAGGCGTCCGAGGACGAACTGCTCGAAGCGATGGTGGACAACCCCATCCTCATCGAGCGACCGATCGTCGTGACGAACAAGGGCACCGTCCTCGCCCGCCCGGCCGCGAAGGTCGGCGACATCCTCTAG
- a CDS encoding GntR family transcriptional regulator: MAPAVDIDIDPDSSTAPFDQLRLQIIEQVRSGQLIAGTKIPTVRALAVEVGLAPNTVAKAYRELGEQGVIETRGKQGTFIASGGDPIRAGAEKAATGYVQELRKLGVSDEEILGFVQSALRGAD; the protein is encoded by the coding sequence GTGGCGCCGGCCGTGGACATCGACATCGACCCCGATTCTTCGACCGCCCCGTTCGACCAGTTGCGCTTGCAGATCATCGAGCAGGTGCGCAGCGGGCAACTGATCGCGGGGACGAAGATCCCCACGGTGCGCGCGCTGGCCGTCGAGGTCGGCCTCGCACCGAACACCGTCGCCAAGGCGTACCGGGAGCTCGGCGAGCAGGGTGTCATCGAAACCCGGGGCAAGCAGGGCACATTCATCGCGAGCGGCGGTGACCCCATCCGCGCCGGGGCTGAGAAGGCCGCAACCGGTTATGTGCAGGAACTGCGGAAGCTGGGGGTGTCCGACGAGGAGATCCTCGGCTTCGTGCAGTCCGCTCTCCGCGGCGCCGATTGA
- a CDS encoding dolichyl-phosphate-mannose--protein mannosyltransferase, which yields MVGPAPLVPPPDFGPVDRARGWVVTLFVTAIAAITRFTMLGYPTDAGTPVFDEKHYAPQGWQVLTGGWLEDNPGYGLVVHPPIGKQLIAMGEAVFGYNGWGWRFASAVAGTIMVLLVIRIVRRLTRSTLIGGLAGVLLVADGVTFVSSRLGMLDIFLALFAVAALGCLIVDRDQVRERMARVYAEGRIGDSEWGPRLGVRWWRFGAGIMLGLACGTKWSGVYFIVFFGLLSVAFDVSARRAYGVRRPWFGAGVRDIGPALYALVAVPLFVYLASYWAWFASETGVDRHAVGNEIGTGGTWSFVPAALRSLWYYSGNVLDFHSGLTNSAGNHHPWESKPWTWPMGLRPMLYYFAEGDHVTGCGASSCVKAVMLIGTPAMWWLALPMLAWALWQSVVRKDWRYATVLTGYGAAFLPWLTTLDRQMYYFYAVALAPFMVMGLALVLGDVLGSAKASFERRTTGLLAVCLYVGLVVANFIWLWPILTAVPITPETWQHQLWLPSWR from the coding sequence ATGGTCGGACCGGCGCCGCTCGTGCCGCCTCCCGACTTCGGTCCCGTCGACCGCGCCCGCGGCTGGGTGGTGACCCTGTTCGTCACGGCGATCGCGGCGATCACCCGGTTCACGATGCTCGGCTACCCGACCGACGCGGGCACTCCCGTGTTCGACGAGAAGCACTACGCGCCGCAGGGCTGGCAGGTGCTCACCGGCGGCTGGCTCGAGGACAACCCCGGCTACGGGCTGGTAGTGCATCCGCCGATCGGCAAACAGCTGATCGCGATGGGCGAGGCGGTCTTCGGCTACAACGGCTGGGGCTGGCGGTTCGCCTCGGCCGTGGCGGGCACGATCATGGTTCTGCTGGTGATCCGGATCGTCCGCCGGCTCACGCGGTCCACTCTGATCGGCGGGCTCGCCGGGGTCCTGCTGGTCGCGGACGGGGTGACGTTCGTCTCGTCCCGGCTCGGCATGCTCGACATTTTCCTGGCGCTGTTCGCGGTGGCCGCGCTCGGCTGCCTGATCGTGGACCGCGACCAGGTCCGCGAGCGGATGGCCCGGGTGTACGCCGAGGGCCGGATCGGCGACAGCGAGTGGGGTCCGCGGCTCGGTGTGCGATGGTGGCGGTTCGGTGCCGGGATCATGCTGGGTCTGGCGTGCGGGACCAAATGGTCGGGCGTCTACTTCATCGTGTTCTTCGGGCTGCTCAGCGTCGCCTTCGATGTGTCGGCCCGGCGCGCCTACGGGGTGCGCCGCCCGTGGTTCGGCGCCGGCGTCCGCGATATCGGCCCCGCGCTGTACGCGCTGGTCGCCGTCCCGCTGTTCGTGTACCTCGCCAGCTACTGGGCGTGGTTCGCCAGCGAGACCGGTGTCGACCGCCATGCCGTGGGCAACGAGATCGGGACGGGCGGCACCTGGTCGTTCGTGCCGGCAGCGCTGCGGTCGCTGTGGTACTACAGCGGCAACGTCCTCGATTTCCATTCGGGTCTCACCAATTCGGCGGGCAACCATCACCCGTGGGAGTCGAAGCCGTGGACGTGGCCGATGGGTCTGCGCCCGATGCTGTACTACTTCGCCGAGGGTGATCACGTCACCGGCTGCGGTGCGTCGAGTTGCGTCAAGGCCGTCATGCTCATCGGGACGCCCGCCATGTGGTGGCTGGCGCTGCCGATGCTCGCGTGGGCCCTGTGGCAGTCCGTGGTGCGGAAGGACTGGCGGTACGCCACCGTCCTCACCGGCTACGGCGCCGCGTTCCTGCCGTGGCTGACCACCCTGGACCGCCAGATGTACTACTTCTACGCGGTGGCGCTGGCGCCGTTCATGGTGATGGGTCTCGCACTGGTACTGGGCGACGTCCTGGGCAGCGCGAAGGCGTCGTTCGAGCGCCGCACCACCGGCCTGCTCGCCGTCTGTCTCTATGTGGGGCTGGTGGTCGCCAACTTCATCTGGTTGTGGCCGATCCTCACGGCCGTTCCGATCACCCCGGAGACGTGGCAGCACCAACTGTGGCTGCCGAGCTGGCGTTGA
- a CDS encoding FABP family protein produces MDENSTLSPAHPDATASSSATAPPAPSVPSALAPFAGLWRGEGEGAYPTIDDFAYTEEIEFSPSGKPFLAYRSRTREAGTGRPLHSESGYLRLVAEDEAELLVAQPTGFTEIHRGQIREGIIELSMVALSASPDAKPVHSIRRQLSVRGGDLTYDVWMAHDLTPLTHHLHGHLRRD; encoded by the coding sequence ATGGACGAGAACTCGACTCTCTCGCCGGCGCACCCGGATGCGACGGCGAGTTCGTCTGCGACCGCACCACCGGCCCCGTCCGTGCCGTCCGCCCTGGCGCCGTTCGCCGGCCTGTGGCGCGGCGAGGGCGAAGGCGCGTACCCGACGATCGACGACTTCGCGTACACCGAGGAGATCGAATTCTCCCCCAGCGGTAAACCGTTCCTGGCGTACCGGTCTCGGACACGGGAGGCGGGCACCGGCCGGCCGCTGCACTCGGAGTCCGGGTATCTGCGGCTCGTCGCCGAGGACGAGGCCGAGTTGCTCGTCGCCCAGCCGACCGGGTTCACCGAGATCCACCGCGGTCAGATCCGGGAGGGCATCATCGAGTTGTCGATGGTGGCGCTGAGCGCGTCCCCGGACGCCAAGCCGGTGCACAGCATCCGGCGGCAGTTGTCGGTGCGCGGCGGCGACCTCACGTACGACGTGTGGATGGCGCACGACCTGACTCCGCTCACCCATCACCTCCACGGTCATCTCCGCCGCGACTGA
- a CDS encoding DUF2505 domain-containing protein, with protein sequence MAKSFDYSEEVAYPIDRVHAALTDPAFWRHRFEEAPDKLTLDDSRGPGTLTATMRDTIGASSLPGLVRKVVTGELKVERADQWGALDGDHADGRITGSSTGIPVQIEGASVLRASGDVTVLGLTGTVQVKIPLVGGQIESLIRKLVGDMVGQDRDAIEKWLGDS encoded by the coding sequence ATGGCGAAAAGCTTCGACTACTCCGAAGAGGTCGCGTACCCGATCGACCGGGTGCACGCGGCACTGACGGACCCGGCGTTCTGGCGACACCGGTTCGAGGAGGCGCCGGACAAACTCACCCTCGACGACAGCCGCGGCCCCGGCACGCTCACCGCGACGATGCGCGACACGATCGGCGCGTCCTCCCTCCCCGGGCTGGTGCGCAAGGTCGTCACGGGCGAACTGAAGGTCGAGCGCGCCGACCAGTGGGGCGCCCTCGACGGCGACCACGCCGACGGCCGGATCACCGGCAGCTCCACCGGCATCCCGGTGCAGATCGAGGGCGCGTCGGTGCTCCGCGCGTCGGGCGACGTCACCGTCCTCGGCCTCACCGGAACGGTGCAGGTCAAGATTCCGCTGGTCGGAGGGCAGATCGAATCCCTGATCAGGAAGCTCGTCGGCGACATGGTCGGGCAGGACCGCGACGCGATCGAGAAGTGGCTCGGCGACAGCTGA
- a CDS encoding DoxX family protein has protein sequence MASALFRDFALLIARIGLGVIFVAHGWQKFFDYGVKATQASFADMGVPRPDISAVAAATIELAGGFALMVGVATPIAGVLLFLDMLGALILVHADKGVFVADGGYELVVALGVGSLLLAVIGAGGLSIDGLLGRGSGWGKTAA, from the coding sequence ATGGCTTCTGCACTCTTCCGTGACTTCGCACTACTGATCGCCCGGATCGGGCTCGGCGTGATCTTCGTCGCGCACGGCTGGCAGAAGTTCTTCGATTACGGAGTGAAGGCCACCCAGGCGTCGTTCGCCGACATGGGCGTCCCGCGGCCCGACATCTCGGCTGTTGCGGCCGCCACCATCGAGCTCGCGGGTGGGTTTGCTCTCATGGTGGGCGTCGCCACACCGATCGCCGGAGTCCTGCTGTTCCTCGACATGCTCGGGGCGCTGATTCTGGTGCACGCGGACAAGGGAGTGTTCGTCGCGGACGGCGGGTACGAACTCGTCGTCGCACTCGGCGTCGGGTCGCTGCTTCTCGCTGTGATCGGCGCCGGAGGCCTCAGCATCGACGGGCTCCTCGGAAGAGGCTCGGGATGGGGCAAAACCGCAGCGTAA
- a CDS encoding BCCT family transporter, translating into MNTDLPDQGSETAGAAVGGGLKRVGVRTDHVVFSAAAAAVSAIVVWGLVAPDNLDTTTGKALDWLVTDMGWLFVLSASGFVLFSLWLAFSKFGHIPLGKDGEKPEFRTVSWIAMMFSAGMGIGLMFFGVAEPLAHYVTPPPGSSGGIGTAMATTMFHWSLHPWAMYAVVGLSIAYGSYRKGRKQLFSSAFIPLLGRRAEGPIGKFIDVLAIFATLFGTAASLGLGALQIGSGFQVVGWMSEVSTFLLVAIVALLTLAFVASAVSGVAKGIQWLSNTNMVLAVVLALFVFVVGPTVLILNLLPTTIGAYAAQLAQMSARTGASSDPATGEWLSSWTIFYWAWWISWTPFVGMFLARISRGRTIRQFVVGVIVVPSAVSLVWFAIFGGAGISEQRDGIDLAGQDTQEGQLFGMLNHLPLTGITTVLVMVLVGIFFVSGADAASMVMGTLSQRGSLEPQRWVVVFWGVLTGGVAALILWTGGDTALDGLQTMTIIAAAPFVLVMIGLCFSLYKDLSRDQMIVDGREMRREMRRVAAKRRRDRISSR; encoded by the coding sequence ATGAATACTGATCTGCCTGATCAAGGTTCCGAGACCGCTGGCGCGGCCGTCGGCGGAGGGCTCAAACGGGTCGGTGTTCGCACCGACCACGTCGTGTTCTCCGCCGCCGCCGCCGCGGTCTCGGCAATCGTCGTCTGGGGGCTCGTGGCCCCCGACAATCTCGACACCACGACTGGTAAGGCGCTCGACTGGCTGGTCACCGACATGGGCTGGTTGTTCGTCCTGTCGGCGTCCGGGTTCGTCCTCTTCTCACTGTGGCTCGCGTTCAGCAAGTTCGGCCACATTCCGCTCGGCAAGGACGGCGAGAAGCCCGAGTTCCGGACCGTCAGCTGGATCGCGATGATGTTCAGCGCCGGAATGGGCATCGGACTGATGTTCTTCGGTGTCGCCGAACCGCTCGCGCACTACGTGACACCCCCTCCGGGTTCCAGCGGTGGCATCGGAACTGCGATGGCCACCACCATGTTCCACTGGAGCCTGCACCCGTGGGCGATGTACGCGGTGGTCGGACTGTCGATCGCGTACGGCTCGTACCGCAAGGGTCGCAAGCAGCTGTTCAGCTCCGCGTTCATTCCGCTCCTCGGCCGCCGCGCCGAGGGACCGATCGGCAAGTTCATCGACGTCCTCGCGATCTTCGCGACGCTGTTCGGGACCGCCGCCTCGCTGGGTCTCGGCGCACTGCAGATCGGTTCCGGATTCCAGGTCGTCGGGTGGATGTCGGAGGTCAGCACGTTCCTGCTGGTCGCGATCGTCGCCCTGCTGACCCTCGCGTTCGTGGCCTCGGCCGTGTCGGGCGTCGCCAAGGGAATCCAGTGGCTCTCCAACACCAACATGGTGCTCGCCGTCGTCCTGGCGCTGTTCGTGTTCGTCGTCGGACCTACGGTCCTGATCCTCAACCTGCTGCCCACGACGATCGGCGCCTACGCCGCGCAGCTCGCGCAGATGTCGGCCCGCACCGGCGCGTCGTCCGATCCGGCGACCGGCGAATGGTTGTCCTCGTGGACCATCTTCTACTGGGCGTGGTGGATCTCCTGGACCCCCTTCGTCGGCATGTTCCTGGCCCGCATCAGCCGTGGCCGGACCATCCGGCAGTTCGTGGTCGGCGTGATCGTGGTGCCGAGCGCCGTGAGCCTCGTGTGGTTCGCGATCTTCGGCGGTGCGGGCATCAGCGAGCAGCGTGACGGAATCGACCTCGCCGGCCAGGACACCCAGGAGGGTCAGCTGTTCGGGATGCTCAACCACCTGCCGCTCACCGGCATCACGACCGTCCTGGTGATGGTCCTCGTGGGGATTTTCTTCGTCTCCGGCGCCGACGCCGCATCGATGGTGATGGGAACCCTGTCGCAGCGCGGTTCACTGGAACCGCAGCGCTGGGTGGTCGTGTTCTGGGGTGTGCTCACCGGTGGCGTCGCCGCGCTGATCCTGTGGACCGGCGGCGACACTGCACTCGACGGACTGCAGACGATGACGATCATCGCTGCGGCACCGTTCGTCCTCGTGATGATCGGGTTGTGCTTCTCGCTCTACAAGGATCTGTCCCGAGATCAGATGATTGTCGACGGCCGGGAAATGCGGAGGGAGATGCGGAGAGTGGCGGCGAAGCGTCGTCGCGACCGGATCTCGTCCCGCTAG
- a CDS encoding NAD(P)H-binding protein: MVEHRDAAPQRIVIAGGHGKIARHLIKILTARGDRAVALIRNPDHEHEVAALGAEPVVIDLEAATVDDVAKTLAGADAAVFAAGAGPGSGIARKDTVDRGAAVLLADAAEKAGTRRFVQVGSFGAGEPIPEGTDDVFAAYLVAKTAAEEDLRARTHLDWTILRPGGLLDDDATGHVTLTAPPLERGTVTRADVAAVVAALLDHPDTAKKTLMLTSGPTPITEAVAAV, encoded by the coding sequence ATGGTCGAGCACCGGGACGCGGCTCCGCAGCGCATCGTCATCGCGGGTGGACACGGGAAGATCGCCCGCCACCTCATCAAGATTCTCACCGCCCGCGGCGACCGTGCGGTCGCGTTGATCCGCAACCCCGACCACGAGCACGAGGTCGCGGCACTCGGCGCCGAACCGGTGGTGATCGATCTGGAGGCGGCGACCGTGGACGACGTCGCGAAGACCCTCGCCGGTGCGGACGCCGCGGTGTTCGCGGCGGGTGCCGGTCCGGGCAGCGGAATCGCCCGCAAGGACACCGTCGACCGCGGTGCCGCGGTCCTGCTCGCCGACGCCGCCGAGAAGGCGGGGACACGGCGATTCGTTCAGGTCGGCTCGTTCGGGGCGGGTGAGCCGATCCCCGAGGGCACCGACGACGTGTTCGCCGCCTACCTGGTCGCGAAGACGGCCGCCGAGGAAGATCTGCGCGCCCGCACCCACCTCGATTGGACGATTCTCCGTCCGGGCGGTCTCCTCGACGACGACGCGACCGGTCACGTCACGCTGACCGCGCCGCCCCTCGAACGCGGCACCGTCACGCGTGCCGACGTCGCAGCGGTGGTCGCGGCGCTCCTGGACCACCCGGACACGGCGAAGAAGACGCTCATGCTGACGTCCGGTCCCACGCCGATCACTGAGGCCGTCGCCGCGGTGTGA